In Calothrix sp. PCC 7507, one DNA window encodes the following:
- a CDS encoding addiction module protein yields the protein MNEIATLSVEDRIHLVQAIWDTIAAEQVYPDLTDAQKQELDRRTADYNSNPDNVLTWEEIKASIKGQ from the coding sequence TTGAACGAAATCGCAACTCTCAGTGTTGAAGATAGAATCCATCTTGTACAGGCAATTTGGGATACCATCGCAGCAGAGCAAGTTTACCCTGATTTAACCGATGCACAAAAGCAAGAGCTTGATCGTCGAACTGCTGACTACAATTCAAATCCAGATAATGTGCTGACTTGGGAAGAAATCAAAGCATCGATTAAGGGGCAATAA
- a CDS encoding type II toxin-antitoxin system VapC family toxin → MEKSTGVADTGFVVALLNRSDGMHNNVTTIYTQQKQILLPQTVLAEVAYLVGRNASILTVVAFLQGLSASRFSLVALTDQDVKRVAQILDEYADSRIDFVDASVMAIAERYDIKKIFTLDQRDFRLFRPQHCDSFEVLP, encoded by the coding sequence ATGGAAAAAAGCACAGGAGTAGCTGATACGGGCTTTGTTGTAGCATTATTGAACCGTTCAGATGGAATGCATAATAATGTCACAACAATCTATACACAACAAAAACAAATTTTATTGCCACAAACAGTACTTGCAGAAGTAGCTTATCTTGTAGGGCGCAATGCAAGTATACTAACGGTAGTAGCTTTCTTACAAGGGTTGTCTGCAAGTCGATTTAGTTTAGTAGCTTTGACAGATCAAGATGTCAAACGTGTGGCACAAATTTTAGATGAATATGCAGATAGTCGGATTGATTTTGTAGATGCAAGTGTGATGGCTATAGCTGAACGCTATGATATTAAAAAAATATTCACGTTAGACCAACGAGACTTTAGATTATTTAGACCTCAACACTGCGATAGCTTTGAGGTTTTGCCTTAA
- a CDS encoding XisI protein produces the protein MDKLTEYRELIKQVLTEYYNLSGQSPDEHSETCLVFDETHDHYLWLTVDWQGSKRLKYTHVHIRIKNQKIYIEEDWTEEGIANELIRLGVSKSDIVLAFQPPDVRKFTEFATA, from the coding sequence ATGGATAAATTAACAGAATATCGAGAGTTAATTAAACAGGTGCTTACTGAATACTATAATTTATCTGGTCAATCACCTGATGAGCATTCAGAAACTTGTTTAGTGTTTGATGAAACCCATGATCATTATCTCTGGTTGACCGTAGATTGGCAAGGCAGCAAAAGACTTAAATATACTCATGTTCATATTCGGATTAAGAACCAGAAAATTTACATAGAGGAAGATTGGACAGAAGAGGGAATAGCCAATGAATTAATTAGGTTAGGTGTAAGTAAAAGTGATATTGTGTTGGCTTTTCAGCCTCCAGATGTGAGAAAATTTACAGAGTTTGCAACAGCTTAA
- the ychF gene encoding redox-regulated ATPase YchF codes for MLRAGIVGLPNVGKSTLFNAVVANAKAEAANFPFCTIEPNVGVVAVPDERLNVLAKIASSVQTVPARVEFVDIAGLVKGASQGEGLGNQFLSHIREVDAIVHVVRCFENDDIIHVAGSVDPARDIDIINIELGLSDLFQIERRIDRTRKLARTSKDAQFEVTILEKLAAALNEGKSVRQVSLTAEETEIIKGLGLLTNKPIIYAANVSEDELATGNAFVEKVRQVASAENAQVVIVSAQVEAELVELPEEDKADFLASLGVQEGGLKSLIRATYALLGLRTYFTCGPKETRAWTINAGMSAPQAAGVIHSDFERGFIRAETVAYDALVTTGSMNAAKEKGLVRSEGKEYIVQEGDVMLFRFNV; via the coding sequence ATGCTACGAGCCGGAATTGTCGGACTTCCCAACGTCGGAAAATCTACTTTATTTAATGCTGTGGTGGCTAACGCCAAAGCAGAAGCTGCTAACTTCCCCTTTTGCACGATTGAACCGAATGTCGGCGTTGTCGCAGTACCGGATGAACGCTTAAATGTTCTGGCTAAAATTGCCAGTTCCGTACAAACTGTGCCGGCGCGTGTCGAGTTTGTCGATATCGCCGGTTTAGTCAAAGGTGCAAGTCAGGGTGAAGGATTAGGTAATCAATTCCTTTCCCACATTCGAGAAGTTGATGCAATTGTCCATGTAGTCCGTTGTTTTGAGAATGATGATATTATCCACGTTGCTGGTTCTGTTGATCCAGCGCGAGATATTGACATCATTAATATTGAGCTTGGTTTATCAGATTTATTCCAAATTGAGCGGCGAATTGATCGGACTCGCAAACTAGCACGCACCAGTAAAGATGCACAGTTTGAAGTGACAATTTTGGAAAAATTAGCTGCAGCTTTAAATGAGGGTAAATCAGTACGTCAGGTAAGTTTAACTGCAGAAGAAACCGAGATTATTAAAGGATTGGGACTGCTAACTAATAAACCAATAATCTACGCCGCCAATGTCTCTGAGGATGAATTAGCAACGGGTAATGCTTTTGTAGAAAAAGTGCGACAAGTTGCATCTGCAGAAAATGCCCAAGTTGTGATAGTTTCTGCTCAAGTCGAGGCAGAATTAGTGGAATTACCAGAAGAAGATAAAGCAGATTTTCTCGCATCTTTGGGTGTGCAAGAAGGCGGATTAAAATCTTTAATTCGTGCTACCTATGCACTTTTAGGTTTGCGGACATATTTCACCTGTGGCCCTAAAGAAACCCGCGCTTGGACAATTAATGCCGGAATGTCTGCACCCCAAGCTGCTGGTGTGATTCACTCCGACTTTGAGCGGGGATTTATTCGCGCTGAAACTGTCGCGTACGATGCTTTAGTCACAACTGGTTCAATGAATGCTGCCAAGGAAAAAGGCTTAGTACGCAGTGAAGGAAAAGAGTATATTGTGCAGGAAGGCGATGTGATGTTATTCCGGTTTAACGTCTAA
- a CDS encoding Uma2 family endonuclease has product MNAFTVNLKSVLELTDEQFFNLCQVNRDLRFERTATGELIIMPPTGGETGNRNAGLTAQIWIWNEQNKLGIAFDSSTGFKLPNGADRSPDASWLQLERWNALTQEEKTKFLPLCPDFVVELLSPSDSLSATQEKMREYLDNGVRLGWLINRKSRQVEIYRPGQEVEVLNSPATLSGEDVLPGFVLKLEAIW; this is encoded by the coding sequence ATGAATGCTTTCACCGTCAACCTGAAATCAGTATTGGAACTGACAGATGAGCAGTTTTTTAATCTATGTCAAGTAAACCGTGACTTGAGATTTGAACGCACTGCAACGGGAGAATTAATTATCATGCCACCCACGGGGGGAGAAACCGGAAATCGCAATGCTGGGCTAACTGCTCAAATTTGGATTTGGAATGAACAAAATAAACTGGGTATTGCCTTTGATTCCTCCACAGGCTTTAAACTTCCCAATGGTGCAGACCGTTCACCGGATGCTTCTTGGTTACAACTGGAACGATGGAATGCACTAACTCAAGAAGAAAAAACAAAATTTCTCCCATTGTGTCCTGATTTTGTAGTTGAGTTACTTTCGCCGAGTGATAGTTTGAGCGCCACTCAAGAAAAGATGAGAGAATATTTAGATAATGGTGTGCGTTTAGGTTGGTTAATTAACCGCAAATCTCGCCAAGTAGAGATTTATCGTCCAGGTCAAGAGGTTGAGGTGTTGAATTCGCCTGCAACGTTATCAGGGGAAGATGTGTTGCCAGGTTTTGTTTTGAAGTTAGAAGCAATTTGGTAA
- a CDS encoding XisH family protein — MPAKDIYHNAVKNALIKDGWIIIADPYFLQYEDAELYADLFVEKALLIEQKGRKIVVEIKSFISPSPMRDFENALGQYILYRDILQLANKNYEIYLAIRDTIFETFFQRKSIQAVVKRNQVEFIIFNNEREEITLWIN; from the coding sequence ATGCCAGCAAAAGATATTTACCATAATGCTGTTAAAAATGCCTTAATTAAAGATGGCTGGATCATTATAGCTGACCCTTATTTTTTGCAATATGAAGATGCAGAACTTTATGCTGATTTATTTGTAGAAAAAGCCTTATTAATAGAACAAAAAGGACGAAAAATAGTTGTTGAAATCAAGAGTTTTATTAGTCCTTCTCCCATGAGAGATTTTGAAAATGCTCTAGGTCAATATATTTTATACCGCGATATTTTACAATTAGCCAATAAAAACTATGAAATTTATCTAGCAATCAGAGATACAATATTTGAAACTTTCTTTCAACGAAAATCTATTCAAGCAGTAGTGAAACGTAATCAAGTTGAATTTATTATTTTTAACAATGAAAGGGAGGAAATTACTTTATGGATAAATTAA